The following coding sequences are from one Brooklawnia cerclae window:
- a CDS encoding NAD-dependent epimerase/dehydratase family protein, with product MHALVVGAGPLGRSATAHLVADDHRVTLVTRSATSLPGARPLAADVTSADLPARLPDDIEAVVACCNFPYGRWDRYWPSAIRNLIAAAERSGAVLVLAGNLYAYAPPTRPMRETDPQTSTTINGRVRALVWSEAMTAHEAGRVRVVEVRGSDYVGPGAGANSHATRVVPAVLGGGTARPLGDPEQPHTWTAVDDFGRLLARATRDEAMWGRAWHVPSAPAVSMREYCNALRATAGLPGPARVSALPGWVVRSAGLVSADLRSVGQQLYQFERPFVMDDSDARTMLGESHTDFDQTLAAVVAQADRR from the coding sequence ATGCACGCACTCGTCGTCGGAGCAGGCCCGCTCGGCCGCTCCGCCACCGCCCACCTGGTTGCCGACGACCATCGCGTCACGCTGGTCACACGCTCGGCGACATCCCTGCCCGGCGCCCGGCCGCTGGCGGCGGACGTCACATCGGCCGATCTTCCCGCCCGGCTGCCCGATGACATCGAGGCGGTCGTCGCCTGCTGCAACTTTCCGTACGGTCGCTGGGACCGGTACTGGCCGTCGGCGATACGCAACCTGATCGCCGCCGCCGAGCGATCCGGTGCCGTCCTCGTCCTCGCGGGCAATCTGTACGCCTACGCGCCGCCGACCCGCCCGATGCGTGAGACCGATCCCCAGACCTCGACCACGATCAACGGACGCGTCCGCGCCCTGGTGTGGAGCGAGGCGATGACAGCCCACGAGGCCGGACGCGTTCGCGTGGTCGAGGTGCGCGGCTCGGACTACGTGGGGCCGGGAGCAGGAGCGAACTCGCATGCGACGCGCGTCGTCCCCGCGGTGCTGGGCGGCGGCACGGCTCGCCCGCTGGGCGATCCCGAACAGCCACACACCTGGACGGCGGTGGACGACTTCGGCCGTTTGCTGGCCAGGGCCACCCGCGACGAGGCGATGTGGGGCCGGGCGTGGCACGTGCCGAGCGCCCCGGCGGTGTCGATGCGGGAGTACTGCAACGCCCTGCGCGCCACCGCGGGCCTCCCCGGCCCGGCGCGGGTCTCGGCGCTCCCGGGCTGGGTCGTGCGGTCGGCCGGCCTGGTCAGCGCCGACCTCAGGTCCGTCGGCCAGCAGCTCTACCAGTTCGAGCGACCGTTCGTCATGGACGACTCGGATGCGCGCACGATGCTCGGCGAGAGCCACACCGACTTCGACCAGACGCTGGCGGCCGTCGTGGCGCAGGCCGACCGACGCTAG
- the guaB gene encoding IMP dehydrogenase, producing the protein MTPAGVPPLFETLGLTFDDVLLQPRESDVIPSEVDTSSRVSRRITLKMPFLSAAMDTVTEQRMAIAMAREGGLGILHRNLSIVEQAHMVDQVKRSEAGMIDEPITISPDATIADADELCATYRISGIPVVDDDMVLLGIITNRDMRFETDPTRLVGAVMTPMPLVTAPVGTRGDDALKLLAAHKIEKLPLVDDQGRLKGLITLKDFAKSDRYPNASKDEQGRLRVGAGVGVFGDAWERAMALVEEGVDLLVVDTAHGHSRAEVEFITRLKADPAAAGVDVIGGNVATFEAAEALIAAGADGIKVGVGPGSICTTRVVAGVGVPQITAIYNASRAAKAAGVPVIGDGGLQYSGDTAKAIVAGADTVMLGSLLAGCDESPGELVFINGKQFKSYRGMGSLGAMATRGRHMSYSKDRYFQDDVTSNDKIIPEGIEGQVPYRGPLGQVIYQLAGGLHQSMFYCGARTVPDLQSNGRFVRITSAGLRESHPHDIQMTVEAPNYASNKG; encoded by the coding sequence TTGACGCCTGCCGGAGTGCCACCACTGTTCGAGACGCTTGGACTCACCTTCGATGATGTCCTGCTCCAGCCCCGGGAATCCGATGTGATCCCCAGTGAGGTCGACACTTCCTCAAGAGTCAGCCGTCGCATCACGCTGAAGATGCCGTTCCTGTCGGCGGCCATGGACACCGTCACCGAGCAGCGCATGGCAATCGCCATGGCACGTGAGGGTGGTCTCGGGATACTTCATCGCAACCTGTCGATCGTCGAGCAGGCCCACATGGTCGATCAGGTCAAACGGTCCGAGGCCGGCATGATCGACGAACCGATCACGATCAGCCCGGACGCGACGATCGCCGACGCCGACGAGCTCTGCGCCACCTACCGCATCTCCGGCATCCCGGTCGTCGACGACGACATGGTGCTGCTGGGCATCATCACCAACCGTGACATGCGTTTCGAGACGGACCCGACCCGGCTGGTGGGCGCGGTCATGACGCCGATGCCCCTGGTCACGGCGCCTGTCGGTACGAGGGGCGACGACGCCCTGAAGCTGCTGGCCGCCCACAAGATCGAGAAGCTCCCCCTGGTGGACGATCAGGGGCGCCTCAAGGGTCTCATCACGCTGAAAGACTTCGCGAAGTCCGACCGGTACCCCAATGCGAGCAAGGACGAGCAGGGCCGGCTGCGCGTCGGTGCGGGCGTCGGGGTGTTCGGGGACGCCTGGGAGCGGGCGATGGCCCTGGTGGAGGAGGGTGTCGACCTGCTGGTCGTCGACACCGCCCATGGGCATTCGCGTGCGGAGGTCGAGTTCATCACGCGGTTGAAGGCCGACCCGGCCGCGGCCGGGGTGGACGTCATCGGCGGCAATGTGGCCACGTTCGAGGCCGCGGAGGCTCTCATCGCCGCCGGCGCGGACGGCATCAAGGTGGGGGTCGGACCGGGATCGATCTGTACCACCCGCGTGGTCGCCGGAGTGGGCGTCCCTCAGATCACCGCGATCTACAACGCTTCCCGGGCGGCGAAGGCTGCGGGAGTGCCGGTGATCGGGGACGGTGGCCTGCAGTATTCCGGCGACACCGCCAAGGCGATCGTGGCGGGTGCCGACACGGTGATGCTCGGCTCGCTGCTGGCGGGTTGCGACGAGAGTCCCGGCGAGCTGGTCTTCATCAACGGCAAGCAGTTCAAGAGCTACCGCGGCATGGGCTCGCTGGGCGCCATGGCCACGCGCGGTCGGCACATGAGCTATTCGAAGGATCGGTACTTCCAGGACGACGTCACGAGCAACGACAAGATCATCCCCGAGGGCATCGAGGGACAGGTTCCTTATCGCGGCCCGCTCGGCCAGGTGATCTATCAGCTCGCAGGCGGCCTGCACCAGTCGATGTTCTATTGCGGCGCCCGCACCGTGCCCGATCTCCAGAGCAACGGGCGTTTCGTCCGTATCACGTCGGCCGGGTTGCGCGAGTCTCACCCACACGACATCCAGATGACGGTCGAGGCGCCCAACTACGCGTCCAACAAGGGGTGA
- the epsC gene encoding serine O-acetyltransferase EpsC yields MSIYSTIRAIASRVNEDLSAAQREDPAARSKIEIAIAYSGVHAIWMYRIAHRMWQVEPLRFPARLLSQFARFTTGIEIHPGATIGRRFFIDHGMGVVIGETAIIGDDVLMYHQVTLGGRARGRFKRHPTIGNRVLIGAGAKVIGDITVGDDAKIGANALVVKDVAPGSVVVGIPSSVHKGDVIA; encoded by the coding sequence GTGAGCATCTACTCGACGATCCGCGCGATCGCCTCGCGCGTCAATGAGGACCTGTCCGCGGCCCAGCGCGAGGACCCCGCGGCACGCTCCAAGATCGAGATCGCCATCGCCTACTCCGGGGTCCATGCGATCTGGATGTACCGGATCGCCCATCGTATGTGGCAGGTGGAGCCGCTGCGCTTCCCGGCCCGGCTGCTCAGCCAGTTCGCCCGCTTCACCACGGGGATCGAGATCCACCCCGGGGCGACCATCGGGCGACGGTTCTTCATCGACCACGGTATGGGCGTGGTGATCGGCGAGACCGCCATCATCGGGGACGACGTGCTCATGTACCACCAGGTGACCCTCGGGGGCCGTGCCCGCGGGCGCTTCAAGCGCCATCCCACGATCGGCAACCGCGTCCTCATCGGCGCCGGGGCCAAGGTCATCGGTGACATCACCGTGGGGGACGACGCCAAGATCGGCGCGAACGCCCTGGTCGTCAAGGATGTGGCCCCGGGCTCGGTCGTCGTCGGGATCCCGAGCAGCGTTCACAAGGGCGACGTCATCGCCTGA
- the guaA gene encoding glutamine-hydrolyzing GMP synthase, whose translation MPNDLVIVVDFGAQYAQLIARRVREAHVYSEIMPHTASAAEIMARGPKAVILSGGPQSVYVEGAPQIDPGLFGTGLPVFGICYGFQAMAQALGGEVRRTETSEFGRTAVRLDDQESSFTDGLPVQFNVWMSHGDAVTRAPEGFIELARSIGAPVAAFVDAGRRLAGVQWHPEVMHSEYGQQVLENFLFGIAGCTPDWTSANFVSEQVQRIREQVGDRKVLCALSGGVDSAVAAALVQRAIGSQLTCVFVDHGLLRKGEAEQVREDFVASTGVDLVVADEQERFLSALAGVTEPEAKRKIIGREFIRSFEAVARSVTGAKGVDFLVQGTLYPDVVESGGGDGAANIKSHHNVGGLPDDLSFTLIEPLRTLFKDEVRAAGLELGLPDEIVWRQPFPGPGLAIRIIGEVTADRLDLLREADAIARAELTAAGLDRNVWQMPVVLLADVNSVGVQGDGRTYGHPIVLRPVASEDAMTADWSRLPYDVLERISTRITNQCRQINRVVLDVTSKPPATIEWE comes from the coding sequence ATGCCCAATGATCTCGTGATCGTCGTCGACTTCGGCGCCCAGTACGCGCAGCTGATCGCCCGCAGGGTGCGCGAGGCGCACGTGTACTCCGAGATCATGCCGCACACGGCGTCCGCGGCCGAGATCATGGCGCGCGGGCCGAAGGCCGTGATCCTGTCCGGGGGACCGCAATCGGTCTACGTCGAAGGGGCTCCGCAGATCGATCCCGGGCTCTTCGGCACAGGGTTGCCCGTGTTCGGGATCTGCTACGGCTTCCAGGCCATGGCCCAGGCGCTGGGCGGCGAGGTGCGCCGCACCGAGACCTCGGAGTTCGGGCGCACCGCCGTCCGCTTGGACGACCAGGAGTCGTCGTTCACCGACGGCCTGCCGGTGCAGTTCAACGTCTGGATGAGTCACGGGGACGCGGTGACGCGCGCACCCGAGGGGTTCATCGAACTCGCCCGCAGCATCGGGGCCCCCGTGGCGGCGTTCGTCGACGCGGGACGGCGCCTCGCCGGCGTCCAGTGGCACCCGGAGGTCATGCACAGCGAGTACGGGCAGCAGGTGCTGGAGAACTTCCTGTTCGGCATCGCGGGGTGCACCCCCGATTGGACGAGCGCGAACTTCGTCTCCGAGCAGGTGCAGCGCATCCGTGAGCAGGTCGGTGACCGCAAGGTGCTGTGCGCGTTGTCGGGCGGCGTCGATTCCGCGGTGGCCGCCGCCCTGGTGCAACGGGCCATCGGCAGTCAGCTGACATGTGTGTTCGTCGACCACGGCCTGTTACGCAAGGGTGAGGCGGAGCAGGTGCGCGAGGACTTCGTGGCCTCCACCGGGGTCGACCTCGTGGTCGCCGACGAGCAGGAGCGCTTCCTCAGCGCGCTGGCGGGGGTGACCGAACCGGAGGCCAAGCGCAAGATCATCGGGCGTGAGTTCATACGCAGCTTCGAGGCCGTCGCCCGTTCGGTCACGGGCGCCAAGGGAGTGGACTTCCTCGTCCAGGGGACGCTGTACCCCGACGTGGTCGAGTCCGGTGGCGGGGACGGCGCGGCCAACATCAAGAGCCACCACAATGTCGGCGGGCTGCCGGACGACCTGAGCTTCACCCTCATCGAGCCGTTGCGCACCTTGTTCAAGGACGAGGTGCGCGCGGCGGGCCTCGAACTGGGGCTCCCGGACGAGATCGTCTGGCGCCAGCCGTTCCCCGGGCCCGGCCTGGCGATCCGCATCATCGGTGAGGTCACGGCCGATCGGCTCGATCTGCTGCGTGAGGCCGACGCCATCGCTCGCGCGGAACTCACCGCAGCAGGACTGGACCGTAACGTGTGGCAGATGCCGGTCGTCCTGCTCGCCGACGTCAACTCGGTGGGGGTGCAGGGTGACGGACGAACCTATGGCCACCCGATCGTCCTGCGTCCGGTCGCCAGCGAGGACGCGATGACCGCCGACTGGTCGCGTCTGCCCTACGACGTCCTGGAACGGATCAGCACGCGCATCACCAATCAGTGCCGTCAGATCAACCGCGTCGTCCTCGACGTCACCAGCAAGCCGCCGGCGACCATCGAATGGGAGTGA
- a CDS encoding GuaB3 family IMP dehydrogenase-related protein — translation MYDIGRSKRAARAFSLDDVAIMPTRRTRGIETVDLSWRIDAISFDFPMVAAPMDSVMSPQTAIAFGRLGGLGVLNLEGLWTRYDDPVPLLEELTSIDDERAATRRMQEVYAEPIKAELITERMREIREAGVPVAGALSPQNTQEFADVVENAGVDFFVIRGTAVSAQHVSDALEPLDLAKFIYELDVPVIVGGCATYQTALHLMRTGAAGILVGFGGAATSTNAQVVGIEVPMATAISDVAEARRDYLDESGGRYVHVIADGSMGHSGDIVKALACGADAAMLGTPLARASDVPGAGWHWGPEAWHQTLPRGRRVRMEPVGTLEEVVLGPSHTPDGTMNLAGALRRAMASTGYTDVKSFQRIDLIVH, via the coding sequence ATGTACGACATCGGACGAAGCAAGCGCGCGGCGAGGGCGTTCTCACTGGACGATGTGGCGATCATGCCGACGCGTCGTACGCGAGGCATCGAGACCGTCGACCTGAGCTGGCGCATCGACGCGATCAGCTTCGACTTCCCGATGGTGGCCGCCCCGATGGACTCCGTCATGAGCCCGCAGACCGCGATCGCCTTCGGGCGGCTCGGTGGCCTGGGTGTGCTCAACCTCGAGGGATTGTGGACGCGTTACGACGATCCGGTTCCGCTGCTCGAGGAACTGACGTCGATCGACGACGAACGCGCCGCGACCCGCAGGATGCAGGAGGTCTACGCCGAGCCGATCAAGGCCGAGCTGATCACCGAGCGCATGCGCGAGATCCGCGAGGCGGGTGTGCCGGTGGCAGGCGCGCTCAGCCCGCAGAACACCCAGGAGTTCGCCGACGTCGTCGAGAACGCGGGTGTCGACTTCTTCGTCATCCGTGGCACCGCGGTGAGCGCTCAGCACGTCTCGGACGCGCTGGAGCCGCTCGATCTCGCGAAGTTCATCTACGAACTCGACGTGCCCGTCATCGTGGGTGGCTGTGCCACCTACCAGACCGCCCTCCACCTGATGCGCACGGGTGCGGCCGGCATCCTCGTCGGGTTCGGTGGCGCGGCCACTTCGACCAACGCCCAGGTCGTCGGCATCGAGGTGCCCATGGCCACGGCGATCTCGGACGTGGCCGAGGCGCGTCGCGACTACCTGGACGAGTCGGGTGGACGCTACGTCCACGTCATCGCCGACGGTTCGATGGGGCATTCCGGCGACATCGTCAAGGCACTGGCCTGCGGTGCGGACGCCGCCATGCTGGGCACCCCGCTGGCACGTGCCAGCGACGTCCCGGGCGCCGGCTGGCACTGGGGCCCGGAGGCCTGGCATCAGACGCTGCCGCGCGGACGCCGCGTCCGCATGGAGCCGGTCGGGACGCTGGAGGAGGTCGTCCTGGGGCCCTCGCACACTCCTGACGGGACGATGAACCTGGCCGGGGCGCTACGTCGCGCGATGGCGTCGACGGGCTACACCGACGTCAAGTCGTTCCAGCGGATCGATCTGATCGTCCACTGA
- a CDS encoding TetR/AcrR family transcriptional regulator: MPRRSDEQTAAMRERIAVAAREELAATGASGLSMRRVAARVGVTVGALYRYYADRDQLLTGLIIEAYLAIGQAAESGERSVGAPAERWLAIFRAVRDWAKAHPHQFDLIYGSPVVGYIAPETTIGPATRILAPLIRTALTAPGRVDPSPVTDAGLASDLDRVRGWLSDQGYEVDPGTLPDSVILGVLRAWTELVGTIGHELHGHFVGSIEHTDDYLDEIARRTGQAIGL; the protein is encoded by the coding sequence ATGCCCAGACGATCGGACGAGCAGACGGCGGCCATGCGCGAGCGGATAGCCGTGGCGGCCCGGGAGGAACTCGCCGCCACGGGTGCCTCCGGCCTGTCGATGCGGCGCGTCGCGGCTCGGGTCGGCGTCACCGTCGGAGCGCTCTACCGGTACTACGCGGACCGCGATCAGTTGCTGACGGGGCTCATCATCGAGGCATATCTCGCCATCGGCCAGGCAGCCGAATCCGGCGAGCGATCGGTCGGTGCGCCCGCGGAGCGTTGGCTGGCCATCTTCCGCGCGGTCCGTGATTGGGCGAAGGCGCACCCGCACCAGTTCGACCTCATCTACGGGTCACCCGTGGTCGGCTACATCGCCCCGGAGACCACGATCGGCCCCGCCACCAGGATCCTCGCGCCCCTGATCCGCACCGCCCTGACCGCACCGGGGCGCGTGGACCCTTCCCCGGTGACCGACGCCGGGCTCGCGTCCGACCTCGACCGGGTGCGCGGCTGGCTGTCCGATCAGGGCTACGAGGTGGACCCCGGCACGCTGCCCGACTCCGTCATCCTCGGGGTCCTACGAGCATGGACGGAACTGGTGGGGACGATCGGCCACGAACTGCACGGCCACTTCGTCGGATCCATCGAGCACACGGACGACTACCTCGACGAGATCGCGCGCCGCACCGGGCAGGCCATCGGGCTGTGA